The DNA window CCACCCATGACGTGGAGTTCGTGGCCGCCGCGGCGGACCGGGTGGTGGTGCTGGCGGAGGGCGAGATCGTCGCCGACGGGCCCACCGCCGAGGTCGTCGTCGCCTCCCCCGCCTTCGCCCCGCAGACCGCCAAGATCCTCGCCCCACTGGAGTATCTGACGGTCAATCAGGCAGCGGCGGCGCTCAGCACCCCGGCGGACCGGCGGTGAGCTCCACCCGGGCCGCCGTCCGGCTCCGCACCCGCGCGCTGGTCGCGGTGGTCCTCGCGGCCTTCGTCGGCCTGGTCGCCTTCCTCTGGCCGTTCGCGGTCGCGCCGGGCAGGTTCGGCACCTCCTACGCCCCGCCGCTGATCTTCGGCGTGCTGCTGGTGCTGGTCCTCGCCGTGGTCTTCGCCGAGATCGCCGACGGCGGCATCGACTCCAAGGCGCTGGCGATGCTCGGCGTGCTCTCCGCCCTCAATGCGGCACTGCGCCCGCTGGGCGCCGGCACCGCCGGGGTGGAGACGGTCTTCTTCGTCCTGGTGCTGGCGGGACGGGTCTTCGGCCCCGGATTCGGCTTCACCCTCGGCTGCACCTCGCTCTTCGCCTCCGCCCTCATCACCGGCGGCGTCGGACCGTGGATGCCGTACCAGATGTTCGGCTGCGCCTTTGTCGGCATGCTCGCCGGACTGCTGCCCCGGGCCCGGGGACGGAGCGAGATCCTGCTGCTCGCCGGGTACGGGGCGCTCTCCGGCTACCTCTTCGGATTCCTGCTCAACCTGTCCTTCTGGCCGTTCTCCCTCGACCCCGGCAGCTCGATCGCGTACCTGCCCGGACTGCCCTTCACCGAGCAGTGGCACCGCTACCTGGCCTTCGACGTGGCCACCTCGCTGGGCTGGGACACCGGCCGGGCCGTCACCAACTTCGTCTGCATCACCCTGGCCGGCCCGGCGGTGCTCACCGCGTTCCGCCGCGCCGCCCGCCGGGCCAGGTTCGACGCCGCCGTCCGCTTCGACCCCCGGACCACCGGGCCCGGGCAGGACGCCCCGCACTCCTGAGACGCCGCCGCCTAGGGTCCGCCCGGCGGCCGGAACGCCTCCAGCAGGTGCTCCGCCGCCAGGGTGGCGGTCAGCGTCCCGTCGCGGACCTGCTGCTCCAGACCGGGGGCGAGCCGGCGGACCTCGGGGTGGTCCCGCATCGCGGTCAGCAGCCGGTCGTGGACCATCGCCCAGGCCCAGTCGACCTGCTGGTCCCGCCGCTTGGCGGCGAGGCTGCCGGCGGACTCAAGGTGCCGCCGGTGCTGCTCCAGCTTCTCCCAGACCGTGTCCAGCCCGGTGTTCTCCCGGGCGCTGCACGTCAGGACCGGCGGCGTCCAGGCCGCGTCAGCGCCCTGGAGCAGCCGCAGGGCGCCGGCCAGCTCACGGGCGGCCGAACGGGCCTCGCGCTCATGCGGCCCGTCCGCCTTGTTGACGGCGACGACGTCGGCCAGCTCCAGGAC is part of the Peterkaempfera bronchialis genome and encodes:
- a CDS encoding ECF transporter S component encodes the protein MSSTRAAVRLRTRALVAVVLAAFVGLVAFLWPFAVAPGRFGTSYAPPLIFGVLLVLVLAVVFAEIADGGIDSKALAMLGVLSALNAALRPLGAGTAGVETVFFVLVLAGRVFGPGFGFTLGCTSLFASALITGGVGPWMPYQMFGCAFVGMLAGLLPRARGRSEILLLAGYGALSGYLFGFLLNLSFWPFSLDPGSSIAYLPGLPFTEQWHRYLAFDVATSLGWDTGRAVTNFVCITLAGPAVLTAFRRAARRARFDAAVRFDPRTTGPGQDAPHS